The region AACGCATTGTGAACAATCGTCGCGCCCCTCTCCTCTCGCTCACGGGTGTCCTGACGAAGGGTCCTGGCACCAGGGTGTAAATAATACCAATAAGCTTCTGCGCCCCTCTTTGTGGCTGTCctcctagagagagagagagagagagagaggcgtcTTTGAAACAACACCgaagatgagaagaagaaaagtgaagcaaaaataAGATGCAAAAGGAAGTGATCCAGCACACACGGGATCCTGCCAAGACCGAGCacccgatcggatcggataaaGATGCCGGCTGAGCTAAAGAGCGGCCCTCCTGCTGTGAGGGACCGCATGATGCGACCGAGAAAAGAACCCTCTATTTACGGGAAGAAGGATCATTGGCGGCGCACAGCTTGCTCGCAATTCCGAACAACGaatgttcttcttcttgttcctgCTGCGCCTGCCTGGTGCATGTGTCTCATGTTCACAGGACCTCAACCTTCGTCCAGCTTCTTCTCCCAGAGCGCACACAGCTCCAGGCGTCACCTCCGGCTCCGGTGGGATTTGCTGGTCGCTTCCGTCGGAAAGGGTCGTCTGGTGTGTTGCTGTGGCGTTGCTGATACACCATCTCGCCATGGATCCAGttgcatgtgtgcatgtgttcgCTCAAAATGGTGTGAAATAGTCCCATAGACAACACACCCTTCATTACACCGGGATGGAGAGAAAGGATTATAGGAGTATAAATGCCCTAAGCGAAAAcgagtttgttggttttttgtgtcCGAGTGCCTGTTTTTCCTCCGGGTCCTAATCCAGTTGCTCCGAGGGGTGGTTGCTCTACTCTGTGCTCTGTCGGATCCtggtgaagcataaaattatTACCAAACATTACACCGTAATTACAGCTGCGTGCCTTTGCTCTGCCACAGGATTGAGACCAAGATTTAGATAAGTAGAAGTACGGCGAACGACAAAAAGGTGCACACCTTTGTGCTCactgtcgatcgattgtcAATCCGGTGCTTATCTGTTCATACTTTTGCTTGGAATTGGAACTCAAAGGACTTTATACATGTTGCAACACAAAATATCCTTCGATGGCTTGTTATCGAACGTGCAATTTCAAAATCTTGATAATTGCCAGCTCGTATCATGGGCCCAGGTATCGAAAACCACGCAACCTCATGGTGGTCATCATCCATGCCAAGGATAGTGTACCTGTACCCTGTGTCATATCGGCATATCTCGACAACAAGGATACGGGCACACCGTAACCATAACAGCAGCGAGAACAGTGCCACCACAAGGACACTCGAGCTGTGACGACTAATTTGCTGTCCGCCCGGTTACATGTCACCGCTCTATTGCCGATCAGCACGCGCCAACGGCTGCAATTCGGATTAATTACAGCAGCTTCTCCCAGCCTGTGGAGGGAGGGTCCATACTCGAACATTCAACGTGCTGCTATGTATCGAAGTGTAGTGGTCGCTTGGACAGAAGCAGCATGCTTCTTGTGCTGTGGCAGTTCAGGGAGCGAGGTTCACATGATGACATGTCCTGTGATATGATGAACTCTTAGTCGTTGATTTCGATTCAACAGGAAGCAAAAGGGGAGCCAGTTAGTCAAAGAGAGAcggcgagagacagagagaagcgAGAGATGGATCGATCTGAACTGGTCACCGGTTCCACATGTACGGCTTTTCAAAATGGACGTTCCAAGTACGTCCATTGCGCGCAAAAGTTAATCAAATGTACGGTACCGgtcccgatcgatcgactgtggtggccaccgttcgctACTCGTTGCCGTTGCGTTTCCAACACGATACCGTTCTGCAGCTTCCCTGTAGAAGcactcaaacaaaccaaccaaccatccaaccgaccAATGAACAGCCAGACACgcaaaccaaccgaacgaacgttcCGTGATCGAATATGTAGCCATGGGATGCGATGGTCAATAACTCGAGGAACACGAGGACATGCAAGTCCCCGGAACCATCCCAGCACCCGGTCTGCTTCGAAATGGATTCTTTTATGTCCCGGGAATCATTGAGGATACGGTTGTGACCACACGGGTCCGCTGAAGGGGTCCCGGTTACTCTGTTTTAACGattcaccaccgaccgaccgaccgatctcCGTTGGTGTCGCTGACCATCACGATACTGACAAggactgtgctgctgctgctgctgctgcattgccATGGTAtcaatttcttcttctctccaatgcacacaccgacacagtTCCGGCGAGTTTGTTGGCGGCTGACGAATGTGCAGTGAACCATAAataaagtgagagagagaggggaaggagTCATCAGTGCCATGGTCGTTGGCATTATTGCGCTTTCATCAAGAATTTTCCGTCGGTGGttatggtggtgatgatggggttgctactgctgctgttaccatCGGTTACGGTGTCGACAGTTGTTGGTTCTTCCTGTTGCTGGCACGATGAGAAGGAAACGGTGACCTGTCTACTTCTCGACCAGCGTGGCCATTGGTTTTCCGTGGCAAAATGGATTCCATGGCCACGTCCGCTGTACTCGTGGAGTGTATCTACTCGTCGAGGTGGCAACTGTGCGTTCATGTCATCACCAGAGTCTCGGGACATTAACGAGATGCAATGCACACTCGTCGTTTTCGGGTTGCTGCGATGCCGTACGCCTACTTCGTGATCGCTGAAGCGCATGCCATTCGAGCGAAATGCAGTGAACGAATGTCATTTGGTAGTTTAATGATAGAAAATTTCAGATTTGTATGCAATTTACCGAAATCTGCAATCTTAATGTATTGGAATCTATCGAAGTAACTCGTTTCAATTGTCGATTGTTATATATTCATCATGTCGGAGTGAATTTATTGCAACAGATTTTATAGTACCGCTTACTAAAtaccttttcttttgctttcttgttcttgttcttcctTGCAGTACAATCGAAACTGGCCCAGAAGCGCCCGGTCACAAGCCCGGCCCCACCGGTACCACCCTCagcacagcagctgctgcatcatccGTCTTCCTCGCCGCACTCGAACCACATGATCGGTGGCCCCAACCATCTGCCACCCGGCGCCTCACCGGGACTcattcctccaccaccccagCAGTCTCAGCAATCACCGCACGGTGTGCTCTCATCAGGAGCGGTCGGTCAcggtggagttggtggtggtcctccGGGCAGTGCCATGCACGGTTCGTCCGGTCCCCAGAACGCTtcctctggtggtggtcgcagcagtagtggtggtggcggtggtggcaacggaGGAGGATCGTTTGCGGCAGCTCTGCGTAATCTGGCGAAACAGGCGGACGGTAAAGACGAAGAACCACAGCAAGGCGGAGGAaatggtggtagcggtggtggtgctaacGGCGGAGGTCCAGGACCTGGCGGCAGTGGAGGAAATGGTTCTTCCTCCGTTCATCGGGAGATCAGAGatcatcgggatcgggatcgggaccgTGAACGGGAtcggggtgatggtggtggcggcgtcggcggAAACGGTGGCCCGGGTCTACCGATGGATGGTCGAGGGAGTTCCTCGATGTCATCGATGGATCGAAGGGGAGGAGATGAGTCacggggtggtggtagtatCATTACCGGTGATGGACGTATCCGCAGTGCACCGGATTCCGGCCGTGGCGGTGTCGAAGGCACGAaaaagcagcaccaacagcaacagcgttCCTCACCACAGCCACCGGAGAAGGTAAGAGCACTTGAACGATGGTTTAAGCTAGTAGCAGACCGAAGATGTCATTCTGTGACGCCAACTGTCATTCTATTGGTTCCATTAATATTGAATTCATTTGGAATTGATTAGTGGGAGCAGTATTGAACCTCTTAGCTCGGTTGTTTGAATTAATGTCTCTAATTATCGTGTAACTAATCTTATACTTGTCTTTTTACCCTTACCAGATGCCACGGTTGAATGCACCGAGCTCGAATTCAATCCAATCGGAACTATTGGCCCGAAGTGGCTTTCAACCGTACAGACCGGATGATCGGCTGCCGCACCCAGGCGGTGCCTTTCCGATGGATGCTTACTCGGCCGCTTTTGGATCCATTCCTGGAATGCCTCCCGGTAAGAGAATCGTACAGCACGCGGCCCTGTTCGATCCACCCAACCAACCGCTAACCGGACTGTCTGTTTGTTTCATCTCATCGACAGCAAATCTCTTCAACCCGGCGGCACTAGCGTATCACGATCCGGCCATCTATCTCGATCCGCGGTATCAGATGCTACGGGCCGGTGCCCATCATTCGGCGGCCGCTGCCCACCAGCTCTACTCGTCGCTACCCTATCCGCCCAACCTATACGGTATGCTACCGGGTATGGGTATGCAGACGATTCACGAGCGCATGAAGCTGGAGGAGGAACACCGGGCGGCTAGGATGCGCGAAGAGGAGCGTGCTCGGGAGGCCCGTGAAGCGGCGATCGAGCGCGAGAAGGAGCGTGAGCTGCGGGAGCAGCGCGAACGGGAACAGCGCGAGAAGGAACAGCGGGAAAAGGAGGAACGtgagcggcagcagcgtgaGAAGGAGCAGCGCGAGAAGGAAGCGCGTGAGCGGGAGCAACGGGAGAAGGAACGCGAGCGGGAGGCAGCCCGGGAGCGTGAACAGCGCGAACGGGAGCGTGAGCGAGAGCGGGAACGTATGATGCACATGATGCCTCACTCGCTGCCCCGACCATTCTTCTCCATCCCGGGTCTACCGCCGGGGCTGTCGCCGCAGCTCGGGCTCGGTATGCGCCCGCAGGGACCACTCGGTCTGCCGGCCCACCATCcgctccatccatcgctcGGGCTGAGCATGAGTCTCGGATTGCCACAAGTGCCACAGCCACCGTCGGCGTCATCGCTCAACTTGACGCACCCATCGGCGGGGCTGGTCccgcagccgccaccgcccgGCAGTGCCCTTGGCCACCCGTCGATACCGACGAGTctggcagcggccgctgccgcctaCAGCCACAGCATCGCCTCGACGATGAACTCCTCCTACCACTCGTCCATGGCGCACATGGGTGGACTGAATCTGTCCCATTCGGCAGCCGCGTTGGCCTCGGCCCAGAACCTCAGCCTTGCCGgtcacattccaccaccggcacacctATCGGCCGCCGGTTCACCGGTGCTGCCCGTAGTGTCGTCGGCTAGCGGCGGCGGGGCTGTTGTCGGCGGTGGTCACCATCTGGCCCCCTCGCCTCATCATCTCTCGCCGCACGGCGCTCCGTTGGCGCTAACGTCGAGCAAATCGTCCACCCATCCGTCACCACATCCGGCCACTCGAGCTTCCCCTTCGTCACCGGTGGTAGCGGCCGCCAGTGGTCCcatcagcagtagtagtagtacgaGCAttagcagcgcagcagcagcaccaccgccaccgcatcCTTACTATACGGCCGCGGCTatggccgctgccgctgcagccgctgcgGCTGTTGGTTCACCGCTCTCGCTGAGCAGCAAATCACACCCAGGGCACGGtgctccaccatcatccgtcggtagcaatcatcatttgcatcatctgcaagcgcagcatcatcatccgccctTATCACACCCCGGAGCCCAAACGCAACCCTCACCGCACGGTCCACCGCCTTCTtcgtcaccgttgtcgtcggggccagcagcaccactacccCCGGGTAGTAGTCGAAGCAGTGCCGTGATTACTCCACCCGCTAGTGTTGCCTCTTCGCACTATCaggcagcggcggccgcggctgcccatcagcatcacgtTGCActggcggccgctgcagctgctgcagccgatcagcggcatgctgctgctgttcatcgTAGTGCGAGTAGTACACAACACCGTATTGCTGAACCACCGGGCGCACCACAACCTTTACCGCCTACATCGGCATCGCAGGCTGCGTCCGGTCCGGATCACAGTGTAAATAGTACAAATGTCGTTagtattagcagcagcagcaacagcagcatcagcaacagtaatggtagcaccaacaacaatacTATGGCCTCAAACACTCCGAATGAGCCATCGGCTACGAGCATCGGCTCCAAATCACGCTCACCACCAGCGGCGTTGGGCGTCGCATCAATTGCTTCGAGcatgccagctgctgctccaccactcGCTGGTGACACTATCGCGAACAGCCTTGTCATCAAATCGACTGCCGCCAGTGGCGCTACACAGCAACTGGATGATGCGGGCGGCGGCGGTAGTGTGATAACGAAGGGACGCAGTTCATCCTCACCGGTCGACCGAAATGCAGCATCTGTTAACCAATCGGCAACGGTACCAGCTACTTCTGGTGCAGATCACCCAGAAACCAATGGCAGTATGTCCGATTCACGACCCGGTTCGCGTAGCATCGAAACGACGCAAGATGCAGGGTCGACTGGCGCTGGAGTGGTGAAGGATACGAAGGAATCTATTGAACCTACTGGTGCTCCGGTGCAAGGTAGCAAtgcgaaggaagaagcaacagGGAAGGAACTAGCGGTTTCGCCTCACGATAAcggaaccaccatcaacgaTGGTGCCGCAAccgagaagcagcatcatcgacagCGCCAatcgccaccgacgacgatacCTGGCAATAGCAACGGAGGTgggccaccacaaacacacggcgcTAGTGGTGCGGCGGATGGTAACACATCTGCTCCCACCAATTCAGCGGCAGCTGCACCCACGGGAGGCAACGACAGCCGATCCTCTCCAGCGCTGACATCCAAcaattcaaacaacaacaacaacaaccatagCTCCGGAGCGACCGCAGGTAATAAGATGCCGGAAAGTGGATCGATAACAGCGGAGCACGAGCATGATCGCACGAAAGTGTCGACCGGTAGTAGTACGATTAAGCTCAGTAGTGGCAGTGAAGGcgtagcaacagcaccaccaccggcaaagCGTGATCGGAGATCACCACTGATGCCTCACCATCACAATCCGGCTAGTGGGCGGGGGTTGATGGCCGATGAAAAGATGGATGATTCGCCAGCCGAACCGATTACGTTGGCTGCGAATGCAGAGAATGGCAAGAGGGGCaacagtggtggtgttggtggttcgcTGACGGGTGCTAATGGTGAGCCAGGTATTACCTCGGCCACCAACAATACCAGCGTCATTGTCAGTGAGGCCCTGAACAATGGAGCGAGAGGAGAAAACCGGTGAACCTTTCTCAAAACGCGGTAGCATTAGTAGTACTAGGCAGTAGCGATAGTAGTAGTTGCAGTAGTAGTTGTAGAAGCAGTAGCGATAATAGGCCCCTAGCCAAATGTTCTTTCAAGAGTTTAAGAACGTTCGCGATGTGGTAATTCAcataggaggaggaggaggctcCCTTTGCGAATGGCGATCTGACTTAACACCTTCTCGGACTACACATATCCTAtcgaaaacgaataaaacgGCACAAAGTGGTAGGGacacgatgatgatagtgTTAGACGTAGGACGACATGCATTGTAATTTGTTGTAAATACTTGACGAACTTAAAGTTAGGCTAGTAGCAAACACACCCGATATGGAGCAGCAAAGACGTGTACggacggaaaggaaaggcTGAGGCAGCAGAAATGAGGAGGTGTCAGCGATAGTGTTACATTTTTTGCTGATAGTTCTCAATATGGAGAGATATATCTTAGCTTCCCGAGCGAAGGAGAGGCTAGGCTACCCTACCCAAGGAATAGATTACTACATTGTAAGCTCACCTGAGATTGGTGGTTCCATGTGTGAGTCTGTTAGCGTAGTAAGTTAGCTGTTTTAATGTTACACCACTTTACTCTCTCAGTCCCCTcccttctctctatctctctctctctctcgcactctcgctATCTCGTAAAACATCTGAGCCTTATCTTTCGCTTCTATTCTTGATGTGGGACGTAATCAGCTTTGCATATGCGAGATACGTCCGGTCCCCGGTGCTGCACCTCATCAGCAAGATGCAATCCAGTCGCTTCTGGATGAGAGAAGATCGAGTTGATAATGCGATGGGCAAATAGGTGTACCACCAGTCCAGAGCCTCGTTACGATTATCTTATACTGCTTCACCCGCCGCGAAGTAGCATAGGCCCATACGTAACTTGTTCGTTTGTAAATTGAAAGGTAGTTGTAAGACATTCGCTTAAATATACATTTAGAGTGCCTCCCGATTCATAATCCCTGTCCTTACACGCAACAAGGGCTTATCGTATCGTATTCCCCTCTCCCTTCCCATGGCCCGTCGCACGCATTACGCTTTAATTCCTTCCCTATAAGTGGACTCTTACTTTAGTTGCAACAATAACGCGATTGCGCAAGGATACATAATTGACGATCGAGGCAAAAGTAAcgcagagagagtgagagagagagagagagagagagagagagagggagagagagtacgCAAGCTTGAGAGTGCTCAGCCGGCGAGTGCTTGGGTGTGTTTAGTGTTTAGAGAAGGTTACAGTACCTAGAGATAGAGATAGGCACGTTACTGGACCGGAGCTGGAATGGTCAGACACAGCTTAGttagagaaggaaaaaagtaTGATGCGGCTGCGCAGGTGAGGTGCAGGTGGCGAATGCGCTCTGTGTGTAGTGTACTGTACACTGAGCGACCGTGAACAGTGCTACGTAAATGTAAACAAGCGAggaaactacaaaaaaaaatgaaccatacacaaacacagaagAATTATGAAAAGTACGAAatgtgttccgttttttttttcttactttcCACTTTCTTCGTTTGCTGTTCAGTATAATTTACATTCGAAAATATGGCACTTTTCTTCCGTTTGTCTCCCTCTTCCCGTTGGTAGATTCGTTTCAGCCTTGTTTGTACTTTATGTTGCAATACGTTGATTAGCTAATACCGATTATGATTTATCTCGTTTACAGTTCCTATAGTTCTTTAGTTAAACACACGACCATGGACGCATGACAGACGATCCCTGCTGGAATATGGCAGTAATTTGCGACTAATTAATGCGAATCAATTCACAATAACTCATCAtgcctctttctttctccccctCCAGATGATAACAACAATCCTTCACCGCCAACAGTGGCCGAAATCGTTAACGGGAATAGTaatagcaatagcagcagcaacagcagtagcagcagcagtaatacTAGCaacagtggcggtggtggtggtggtaacggtACTGGCCGAGATAGGAGCCCAACGGTGGCGGGTAACGGTAGCGGCAGTTTCGCCGGCTAGCGATCACACACCAGATGCCCTACGCTGCGACGCCAGCACCGCAAATGAACCCTTTGGCCATCAATCAGTGATAGCGAGGGGTAGGAGAGGGGAGATCGTTTATAAATATCAGTGTCTACAAGGGGGGATTTGTAGGGCGAAGCCATACAGTGATCACGATCCATATTACTTCTACTATACGTGATGCTGTAGTAGGGGACGGCCAAGTGACAATTGTGATAAAAAACAATGAATCCAAACACGGGCGCAAGCGGAGACCTGCTGTGTTGCGGGTCCGTTGTGAGTATGTGTCTCAACTGTGTACGTTGTACTATAGCCAAACTAAGCAGCAGAAAGTTGTTATATCCGAGGACGGCGATTGCAACGGAGGTAAATCCGTATCCTGTcccctctcactctccctcctGAGATGAGGTTTACTTCATTGGCGACGAAATGGTTGATAAGGAAAGTGAGAGGAGAGGATTACGAGCGACTGTGAATGTATCCCCTTGGGTTCTTGTAACGAGATGATGAGACTAACGAACTGGTGGTTCTGtaagcagggggggggggggggcagggggaACCAGGGGGGAACCTTATTGTATTGGGCTGTAAGCAGGGGGGAATCTTATTGTAGGTTTGAGAGAAACATTCGAATCAATTTGTGAAGTCTAACCTTCTCTCCACCCTGCCGAGGATGTGTGCGCCACTGTGTTTGTGTATATATACCATTTGACACAGCGCAACAGACGGAGCGCCCCAAACGTCGAGAGGACGTCGCCTCGTGGCGTGACGATAGTATAGCGGTGCAGGTGCGCTTTCTgtgcagcaaaacggaaacagcTAATATGTGAAGCGTCGTAAAAGAAACTCGAAACATTTAGATAGCTACAAGGGACAGCAGAGAAGTGCAGAGTGTcaggaaacagagagagaggagctgCGATCAAGGGCACGATTTGTACTCCGTTTTAAGGGAGCAATATAAACGCCGCGCGAATCGTTCGAGCAGGGCTAACAAATGAAGGATGTTTGTAACGAAGATAGCGCAGAACAGAGCGataagaagagagagagagagagaaccggaaACGTTCCGCAGGAATGTCGTAGCATCCGAGAGGACATTGGAAGAAAATCAACAGCCAAAAGTGCACAATGGCACACTGTGCATAAGGCAGCATCGATCCAAGCAGGCAGAGGCAGGAACACGCTGTTTGGCAATAAAGCGGGTGAGTGAACGAAGCAAACCAGGATGCTAAATGGAATAAACGCACTCAAGAAAATCATCCTTATGGCGGACATTTCTCGTTGAACATGTTGCAAGGAGAGAAGAGTTTGAATCCATTCGAAAGATCGTTCAAGTGAAGTAGAAGAACCGGCGTAAGTATGCAAAAAGCGGCGATAAATTGCTTACAAAATAATTTAACTTGTCCTCCATAATAGGGACGAGTGCCATCACTGATCCGAACATTATCATACATCAACCCTTCGAAAAAGAACTCTTCTTCTGACCCACATCCGAAAGAATCGTCACCCCGATTGGTATGTGCTGTTGTGTGCGCGTAAGGCAAGAAAGGTTTTATTTGCTCGTGTTCTATAAGAATACTGTAGATAAGAACCATCCTTTCGAGGAGGGTAACGATTGCTAGAAGACTAATCAACACAGTTTGGGGGTACAGCTGATTCATTCATCTTGGTCCCAATCTGCTGGCTACACGGTTGCGCGAGCgacgctttttttgttttttgctctcctAAAACTGATCAATATGGATCCctgcacctcctccttctaaGCGATGTAAAAAACCCGTTTACGATCAAAAACCCTATCCTACCCTATTCTATCAAAAAGTTGACTGAACCCCAGTCTAAAGCtaccgtttttttgttatttatcctttttttcgttttttttttaaatatttttggcACTAGAACCGTCCAGCCGAATCCGCGGAGCTACAAACGCGGTGAACGAACGGAGTTTTAGAATTGGATCAAACGAAAGCCGCCCGCGAACGCACAGTGGACACGCCTTGGAAGAGGAACTTGGAAGAACAAACGTGATTTGAACGCAGAACATCAACAGTACATGAGTGTGACGAACAGGAACGGGGGAGTGTTGTCTCTAGTACCAGTGCGCGGTGTTGTGGTCTACTTGAACATGACGATCACGATGATCAgcaggatgacgatgaggacgagatAGAAGTTAAAGTTGAAGCCAATGTCGTACCATCAGACGGACTCCTGGGCCATCCGGTACTCGTAAACGCTACCGCGCTCGGTGAACGCCTTCATGGCCTTGATGGCCGCTCCACCGTCGAGGCACGTCGTTGTCTCATCGGTCGCCTCCGATGCCGGTccgtagccaccaccaccgggcgttTTCATCGAGAACAGATCACCCGGACCGACAGCGATGGCCGTCTTGGCACCGATATTCACCGTACGGCCACCGTGCTTCACCAGCAAGTTGAGACCGGGTTTGCCCGGTTCCCCACCAGCCATACCGTACGGGCGCAGTGTGCGTCGCTCCGTCAACACCGACAGGGTCATCGGACGGCGGAACAGCAGCTCCCGGTggacaccttcaccaccacggtaCTGACCGGCACCACCGCTCGCATCATCCCGCAAGGTGAACCGCTTCAAGATGATCGGATAGCGCAGCTCCAGTATCTCCGGATCGGTGATGCGCGTGTTGGTCATGTGCGTGTGGACACCGCCCACACCGTGCCACCCCGGACcggcaccactgccaccggccaccgtttcGTAGTAACCCCAGCCTTCCTCACCGATCGTCACATTGTTCATGCAGCCCTGCGAAGCGGCACAGGCACGGAAAGCGGCCAGCACCGTATCGACGACACGCTGCGACGTCAGCACGTTACCACCGACCACGGCTGCACCTTCGGATGGATCGAGGATCGAACCAGGCGGCACAATGACCCGTATCGGTGTCAGACAACCCTGGTTCAACGGTATATCGTATCCGACCAGGCATCGCAAACAGTAGATCAGGGCGGACAGTGTGATGGCCCTCGGTGCGTTACAGTTACCGCTAACCTCCACTCCTGTCCCGGTAAAATCACAAACGGCCGAACCGGCATCCTCGTCGATCTGTACCGTCAACCGGATCGGGGTACCGTCGTCCATCAGCTGCTCGGCCGCCAGCACACAGGTGCCCGTCCGGAGCCGTGCTTCCGTTGCCACCTGGCGGAGCATCTCGCGCACGGCCAGCTCAGCATTCGCCTGCATGTGACCCATGTACGCCTGCACGACCCGCAATCCGTACGCACCGATCAGTTCCGTCACGAGTGCGATCCCCTTCTGGTTGGCCGCGATTTGGGCTCGCAGATCGGACAAATTGTCCGACAAATTGCGCGTTCCGGGTGCACCGATCGCATCCGGTGCGGGGCGCGTCAGGCGCTCGATGATGGCCGACTCCTGGAACACGCCACCATCGACCAGTAGGAACGATCGGAAGGCGGCCCCTTCCTGGGCGAGTGAGGTCGAATGGGGTGGCATCGAACCGGGCGTAATGCCCCCAATGTCCGCATGATGACCACGGGAAGCGACGAAAAAGACGGGCTTTCTGGCCACCGGGTGTCCCCCGGCtccgtcctcctcctgctcctctgcTGGTGCAAAGACCGGTGTGATGACGGTCAAATCTGGCAGATGGGAACCACCGGCCTGCGGATGGTTCGAGAGGAGTACATCACCCGGCTTCAGTGTGTCACCACGGACACGCAGCTGATACTGGACCGTTTCCTGCATCGCACCGAGATGCACCGGAATGTGCGGTGCATTGCTCACCAGTCCCCCGTCCGGTCCGAACAGGGCACAGGAGAAATCGAGCCGCTCCTTGATGTTGGTCGAGATGGCGGTCCGCTGCAGCACCCGTCCCATCTGCTCCGCAATACTCATGAAGCGATGATTGAAGATACTCAGCTGCACAGCATCGAGCCGCTCATCAACGGCAACACTCGTACACGCagcatcgatttcgatcgtCAGATCACCGCGCCGCGTCACGGAAGCCCGGGCACCCGGTTCGATCACAATCGTTGACAGTTTGTCGATCAAGATGGCGGGTCCAGCGAGTGTGGTCCCGTAGCGCAGCTTACTGCAATCGTACACCGGCGTTACCTGGCGACCGACACCCTCGAAGTAGGCAATGGTTGTTTTCTCCGCGTACAGTGGcagtccaccaccagcaccgcctgTCGTCGTCTCGTCAACCTCAGGCTCATCGAAGAGCGTCGCTCGGCCGCATCCCCGTACCCTTACATCGTCCACCAGAATGCGGCGTCCTTCGAGCACGAATCCGAACTCACTTCGGTACCGCTCCCGGAACGTGCGCCCAAAGTCCCCGAAACCGTACACCGTGTGATCCGGTGTTTCGACGACACGATCCGGTGAACACATCAGCGCACAGTCCGTGCCCTCGTATCGAAGATGCAGATAGGGTTCGAGGACGATCGAATTGGTGTCGAGCCGGAAGCCCTGCCGTTCCAGTTGCTCCACACAGCGTGC is a window of Anopheles aquasalis chromosome 2, idAnoAquaMG_Q_19, whole genome shotgun sequence DNA encoding:
- the LOC126581687 gene encoding 5-oxoprolinase, with protein sequence MASSFEGKYNFAIDRGGTFTDVLCITPDRSVRTLKLLSVDPANYADAPTEGIRRVLQQETGGRALTPDGLINTELIGWVRMGTTVATNALLERAGDPVALVVNKGFRDLLQIGNQARPNIFALNIEKPTNLYREVVEIGARIVPAQQGVCQLSDTDGWRKLGGASDSIYLEMVPLDEAEVRSALGAIRESSIQSLAVALAHSYACPEHELRVGEIARELGFAYVTLSHQAMPMCRLVARGFTACAEAYLTPHVERYLDGFRAGFRDELRGAEVLFMQSDGGLTRMEHFRGARAILSGPAGGVVGYAVTGVRDADGSELIGFDMGGTSTDVSRFAGTYEHVIESTTAGVTIQAPQLDINTVAAGGGSRLFFRSGLFVVGPESAGAHPGPTCYRKGGPLTVTDANLILGRLLPEYFPAIFGPAENEPLDYEATRAAFEVLRAEINEHLRSSSGSSKGTAVETLSLEEVAMGFVRVANEAMCRPIRALTQARGYDTSRHVLACFGGAGGQHACSIARQLGMRRVVIHKYAGILSAYGMALADVVHEAQEPCGLELCPDNRAALKERLTALSARCVEQLERQGFRLDTNSIVLEPYLHLRYEGTDCALMCSPDRVVETPDHTVYGFGDFGRTFRERYRSEFGFVLEGRRILVDDVRVRGCGRATLFDEPEVDETTTGGAGGGLPLYAEKTTIAYFEGVGRQVTPVYDCSKLRYGTTLAGPAILIDKLSTIVIEPGARASVTRRGDLTIEIDAACTSVAVDERLDAVQLSIFNHRFMSIAEQMGRVLQRTAISTNIKERLDFSCALFGPDGGLVSNAPHIPVHLGAMQETVQYQLRVRGDTLKPGDVLLSNHPQAGGSHLPDLTVITPVFAPAEEQEEDGAGGHPVARKPVFFVASRGHHADIGGITPGSMPPHSTSLAQEGAAFRSFLLVDGGVFQESAIIERLTRPAPDAIGAPGTRNLSDNLSDLRAQIAANQKGIALVTELIGAYGLRVVQAYMGHMQANAELAVREMLRQVATEARLRTGTCVLAAEQLMDDGTPIRLTVQIDEDAGSAVCDFTGTGVEVSGNCNAPRAITLSALIYCLRCLVGYDIPLNQGCLTPIRVIVPPGSILDPSEGAAVVGGNVLTSQRVVDTVLAAFRACAASQGCMNNVTIGEEGWGYYETVAGGSGAGPGWHGVGGVHTHMTNTRITDPEILELRYPIILKRFTLRDDASGGAGQYRGGEGVHRELLFRRPMTLSVLTERRTLRPYGMAGGEPGKPGLNLLVKHGGRTVNIGAKTAIAVGPGDLFSMKTPGGGGYGPASEATDETTTCLDGGAAIKAMKAFTERGSVYEYRMAQESV